The following proteins come from a genomic window of Nicotiana tomentosiformis chromosome 12, ASM39032v3, whole genome shotgun sequence:
- the LOC138902796 gene encoding uncharacterized protein: MEEDEYNHIQSKDERNMYEEAYDEHSDDMEADDTCFMISTIKWNARGIKTKGAIERLKTLKQLHKLSLIAVLEPFLDDEQVLTMELQHTEAVEPFQITVIYAKCKIALGRPLWEVLRQKSMTCTIPWCVIGDFNMITSIEEKVGGLLYQMNKNQEFLSMIEDCCLVDLGFYGNRFT; the protein is encoded by the exons ATGGAAGAGGATGAGTACAATCACATACAATCTAAAGATGAAAGAAATATGTATGAAGAGGCATATGATGAACATAGTGATGACATGGAGGCAGATGACACAT GTTTTATGATTAGCACAATCAAATGGAATGCAAGGGGTATCAAAACCAAAGGGGCCATTGAAAGACTCAAAACTTTGAAGCAACTTCATAAACTATCCCTTATTGCTGTGTTGGAGCCATTTCTTGAT GATGAACAAGTGTTGACTATGGAATTGCAGCACACTGAAGCAGTGGAGCCATTTCAAATCACTGTAATCTATGCAAAATGTAAAATAGCTCTTGGAAGACCTCTTTGGGAGGTTCTAAGACAGAAATCCATGACATGCACAATCCCATGGTGTGTCATTGGGGACTTCAATATGATAACATCCATAGAAGAGAAAGTTGGAGGCCTTCTTTACCAGATGAACAAGAATCAGGAATTTTTAAGCATGATTGAAGATTGTTGTTTAGTGGACCTAGGTTTCTATGGCAACAGGTTCACCTAG